The sequence TTGCGTTTGCTTTTTGACCAGTGCCCTGCTCCATCGATTGACAAGCAACCAAGGCAAGTAATCCAGCCAGAGATAACCCCAGTGAAATCATTTTAAATTTGCGATTCATCTTCATCTCCTAGATATTTCTACGTTGATTAAAGCCTTATGAAATGCTCTTTGGCACTTTTGAGTAAAGTGTGACACAAATCAAAGCTATCCGCTTACCGCTTGTAAAAGCTCAGGGTTACCTCTCCAAGCTCAATGCCAAACTTACTCATTTTGGCCTTATTTAGCATCACCTTGGGGGCAACCAGATACATCCAGTCATTAAATTGCACATGGTAAACAGTGCCGTCTACCGGCAAGGCCAAGGTATAGGTCCAATTTAAAGCGTTACCAGCTAACTCCCCCTGAGCATCGCCAACGACGTCATCTGCTCGGCCGATATATTTACCTGGTCCCTGCTCAATGAGAGTCCAAACGCGTTTTTGCTTGCTACCATCCGAATACTCAAAGCTCTCATCCAGCGTGCCTACTTTTTTACCATCAACTACCTTCCAATCGGCCTTAATGAGAACTGTAAAACGCTTCTTCACTTCACCACTTCGGTCTG comes from Polynucleobacter sp. MWH-Svant-W18 and encodes:
- a CDS encoding DUF3833 domain-containing protein; protein product: MIHSIFKLLVILATAIFLLACAGPSVQQYANEKPALDMSEYFSGTIDAYGIFTDRSGEVKKRFTVLIKADWKVVDGKKVGTLDESFEYSDGSKQKRVWTLIEQGPGKYIGRADDVVGDAQGELAGNALNWTYTLALPVDGTVYHVQFNDWMYLVAPKVMLNKAKMSKFGIELGEVTLSFYKR